The Miscanthus floridulus cultivar M001 chromosome 7, ASM1932011v1, whole genome shotgun sequence genome includes a region encoding these proteins:
- the LOC136466019 gene encoding RING-H2 finger protein ATL3-like — protein MRSPSCDLDALPREEPSGASLEFPVFPTNVLFWGTHDEVTNADLATPSPPVASTSAAAASSSASGRRKENLVIDISMRPVALSTPPMNSPLPASRMPGAIDGMWSPVSARLRSLRRLLSRGKQAVVGTSYSPRDAGDIEQGLTGAESSRPPKTPKMPPSAN, from the coding sequence ATGAGATCCCCCTCATGTGACCTCGACGCCCTGCCGCGGGAGGAGCCCTCCGGCGCGTCGCTGGAGTTCCCCGTGTTCCCCACCAACGTCCTCTTCTGGGGCACCCACGACGAGGTCACCAACGCCGACCTGGCCACACCCTCGCCGCCCGTCGCCAGCACCAGCGCCGCTGCCGCGAGCTCCTCGGCCTCTGGGCGCAGGAAGGAGAATCTGGTCATCGACATCTCGATGCGGCCCGTGGCCCTGAGCACGCCGCCCATGAACTCCCCGCTGCCGGCGAGCCGGATGCCCGGGGCCATCGACGGGATGTGGTCCCCGGTCTCAGCCAGGCTACGGTCGCTACGCCGGCTGCTGAGCAGAGGCAAGCAGGCCGTGGTCGGCACCTCCTACAGCCCGCGCGACGCCGGTGACATCGAGCAGGGGCTCACCGGAGCCGAGTCCTCCCGCCCGCCCAAGACGCCGAAGATGCCTCCGTCGGCGAACTGA